The DNA window TACTTCGGTAGACGATATTATAAAAAAAAGCAAAATAACAAAAAGCAATCTTTACTATCACTTCTCATCAAAAGAGGAACTGGGATTAATTGTTTTAGAAATAAGAAGACAAGAACATGAAAAGAATTTTCTAAGCATACTAAAGGATGACACAACCCTGCCCAATGAAAGACTTAAAAAATATTTCCAAGAAATTTTCAAAATCCAAAAATCTCAGAAATTCAGATATGGCTTACCCCTTGGCAATTTAGCAAACGAGATGTGCGATGTGAACGAAAAATTCAGAAATAGACTTTCTAT is part of the Thermodesulfobacteriota bacterium genome and encodes:
- a CDS encoding TetR/AcrR family transcriptional regulator, yielding MRTSKQKVVDSALELFHKKGYQNTSVDDIIKKSKITKSNLYYHFSSKEELGLIVLEIRRQEHEKNFLSILKDDTTLPNERLKKYFQEIFKIQKSQKFRYGLPLGNLANEMCDVNEKFRNRLSIYISQTEKAIELCIKEGIKAGVYKKDISPKELARMILSLIEGGILVTKTSRSGLTFRSSTKALLKLLERKQ